The nucleotide window GAATTAGTTCATAATTCTAAATGGAGGAGTAAGCTTACCTATACAATTTTTCTATTCACAAGACTCGAACTACAGATTaggaaatgataaaattttatttgaatctctttaattttttgaaaatataagTTATTATAGATGATAAGATTTTAATTTAAAtccttaaaaaaaaagaaaagaataagtttATACAATGATAAAATTATTCTTTAGCTTTCTTAAAAATTTGTAATTCTTATCACCTAACCCAACCAATGTTAAACGggataacataatttattttgtaCTTGTAATTTTTTAATCCATTTTGGTGCTTCAACTTGGCAACTAAATTCATAATAGTctcgaaactttaaaaatataaaaatttgatgacaTGACACTCTAAGATTATgtcacatcatcacttaatagctttaaaaaattatataaatttgcaACGTGGTACAATTTTAGACTGTCACATACAATGTTCTAATAACCGAATCGATGGTTGAGCTGATCAAACCACTGGTTCTCGAATCAATTGATTTGATAAGTTCAACTGCTAGaacaacaataattaaataaataattaaagaaatcataaatttcttttaaaaaaattaataactcTATTCAACTACTAGTTTTTGTCCCACTTTTTGGTTTTTACCGATTTTGAGTAGATTCTGATTCAATCGATTCAACCCCTTTGTTCAAACCAGTATATCGATCAATTGTCAGTCCAACCGCTCCAACCAACCAATCTAGTCCTATTCTAAGAATGCTAATCACGTAATCAAATCTTGACGGAATCCAAATTCAGAGACCAAAATAGATCTAATTGTcaaattcaaataataaaatgaataaaaaaaatatatgtaccaaaatatacttaattatcaaatttattaaaaaataattatatcataAAACGAAAACAACAAGGTTTAATACGAATAAAAACAAAGAAGCAGACGGACATTTCCTAGAATATCTTAACTTGCGAGTGAAAGGaaagatttgaaatttaaaaactttaaattattatattatattttaatataaaaataagaacaAATGATTTCATACCGAATATAAAACAAGCACAgaccaaaacaaagaaaaaaaaccaAGAATCACAGCTTTAATGATATGTTGTAGGTATTCACAAAGTcgtgtaataaaatattattacatTTTAATTTCGATTTTAAAAGATTGTGTTTTTGTCTGAATTTCACTGTTCCAGTGTCACCCcataaaaagaaaaagggtaaattacactCAAGGTCTGTATGTTTGCATTTTGaccacttaattttaaaaaaaagttacaaaataatcatagaactatttaaaagtttttatgtaAGTTATTAGACTGTTAAAATTGTTATTGTATGGTCTTCTCTATTTGTACCGGTTACACTAATCGAAAGCTCTCCTTCCCTTTCTCTTCTACAGTTCAATTGTTTTTTATGAAGCAACTTTGAACATTACAAATCTGCGAACCAAAATTTAAATAGTTTTCTTATTCGATCTCTGACACAGACTGTCAAATTGAATTGGATTTAAGGTATATTCTTCTACTCATCAATGGATATGGATACGGATTCACCATACTGATCGTTGAATCATCGTTTGGAGTTTGCTAGccgaacttaaaaaaaaaattagtagccaagtgacttaaataaaaaattttgatactttagtgatttaaataaattttttttaataattcaataaccattttataattttttaaagttaagtaAACTTACTATTAGAGGTGCTCATTGGCCGAGCCGAGTAGGgatcaactaaaaatttaggcccgttTTATTCGGCCGGgctaaaaaatgggcctaaaattttgcacaAGCCGACCAGATAAAATGCGAAAACTCGAGCCCGACTCGCCcgcattattatttttatattattttatataatttttaaatatatataatacatcataaatactaaaaatatcaaaataaatatttcccaaaaattaaaaataaattttaaaaattattagacttaaataacactaaggtaaatacaatttaataagtaaatgcctctaaaataataacaaaatcaataaatgcctttaaaataataacaaaattaacaataaaataagttttatacaatatccaaacaataacaacaaaatagttgcaacataataataaaattgtagcaaaataatgagaaaataacatttaaaaacaaaaaaaaaagaacagattttttttgttctttagtGAATTTGGGTCGGGCCGGGCTCAGGCTAAAAATGTCTTATCTGAAGCCTGGCACATTTTTTAAACGAGCTTTATTTTTTTGTCTAAGCCCATTTTTCTGGcatatatttttgcccaaatctTCTCATATTTCGGGTGGATCTTTGGGCAAGGCTGAGTAGCCCGACCCATGGTCAGGTCTAGTTTGAATATGTACATATTATCTAGAGGTGAATAGAAGCTGGTATAATTCAAAGGGTAAGACCTAATTTAATGAGAtttttttgcactttttatataaaaaaatctgtaaaataatttaataataagttAGAGAGTCTCAATCGAAAACAACACTTAATTAAGTTCTTAATCGAATATAAGCAATCAATTGAGCTCTCGAAAAATCAATTTTCGCGTAAGTCATTGATGTTTATTAATTTTACGATGTGGCATGCTAGGGTTATGCTACATGGTGAAATTTATTAATTTCTCTTTAAGTTGTTTAaaacaattaataaaaattataaaataaatttaaattttgaaaaattttataaaattgaatttcaaaatataaaattataaaaattgaaaaaataaaaaacaaaaatttagattttgaaatttaaaattaaattttcaaaaattataaaattgtaaaatattttcaaaagttattaaaataatagaaaattaataaaatggaaaaatatataattttcaaaattatataaaaaattgcacctaatttctttataatttttcaaaattataaaaatacaaaaatttatatttttgcaagaaaaatcatgaaaatataataaattatatttcttATGGATCCATCTTTGAGATTGATTAACTTGTAGTTATCACTAATATAAGCATAAATGTCGTGTGGAACATGGTATCGTCACTAAAGAACCTGAACATCTCCTCTTCGACCTTAACCCAATTCTAGTTCTTTTTCTTGATGATCAAATCTTTATGTGACATATTAGCTACCTATGCAAACtcttttcataattttatatatttttaatttttttcaattcttatttttttaatacttttgtgatttttaatatatatttttcaattttgtattattttaataaattttataatctttttccattttttattttatatttttaaattctatttttgtaataacctttaaaaattttaagtttttatttttacaatttttttatttttaataatttttattatttttatcctttttaaaattactatttttaaaatttggaagttctattttttatttatatttttagaatttataatgatttttaaacaaattaaaagaaatttcgcCACGTAGGCGCAACCCTAGCGTGCCATGTGATAAAGTTAATGATTGTTAAGGGCTTACACGGAAATTGAATTTTCAAGAACTTAATTGATTGCTTATATTTAATTAACGGTTCAATGAATGTTGTTTATGATCGATGACtcaattaattattgaattattttataaaatttttatataataatccgttttattatatattattagttTTCGATTGAGGTGCTTACCTGGCTTCATTCTAAACCGTTTGACAATGTTGTTATTGAATCATATTGTAAGGAGGTTATTACTGCTCTTATTTGGTCGACTCTGGACTAATCTAAATTCAGTGCTATTAGTCATTTTTTGGACTAATCTAAAGTCAGTGCCATTATTCAGTGCTCTTATTATGACATATGGTATAGAATATGTGTTACCCTTTAATTTTTTACCCATCAATTGAGTTtacttaatttaattctattcaaATAAATTTTATCGGTGATACATATTTAATTCGTTTTTTTATTAATACTCAAATTTAGAGTAAATACGGATATTAAATTTTGAATACATGCTGTTTGAGTCTACTTTATTTTTAggcttaaaaaaattataatcaaATTTATGATTTAAAAAGTTTCTCCTCGTGGCATCTTTCTCTTTATCTACATGGTGAACCAAAGACATACTGATGAGAAAAATAAACACAGAGAAACTTGAAAATGGCAGATCATTGCAATGGAAGCTCTCAAAGCTCTGAATCTTTTGTCAATATTCCACCAATAAAATTCACCAAGCTCTTTATAGACGGCAACTTCGTTGACTCCGTTTCCGGTAAGCAAAAACCGGGGAAAAAGTTGTAAGTTAATACGATGAGGAAATTTCATTTTAGGTCCCTTTTAAAAGTTTACGATTTGTGTTACAGGGAAAACGTTCGAGGCAATCGACCCGAGAACCGGGGAGGCCATAACTCGGGTTTCGGAAGGGGATAAAGAAGATGTTGATTTGGCTGTGAAGGCTGCACGTTTTGCTTTTGATAATGGCCCTTGGCCTCGCTTATCAGGTTCTGTATGTATTCCTTGTTTACTTCCTTTCTACTTTCAACTCTTCTGTTGTATGGGGGAaatgagataaaattataaaattttggggtcagaattaaaaatttagtgttaaattggtttaaaagttaaattattgATTTCTCGAAAGGGCTGAAAAtgcaatttattttcatttaactgAAGGTAAAAAAACTGAAATTgaatattttgttttgttgaagggacttaaaaggaaaattttccatttagcctccatgttttattttcattaaaaatataaaaatagttgaagaagaaaaaagtgatttataatataaaagtatACAAGCCATTAACTACGTTGATATTATTCGAAACAAATTAAAATGGTCGaaatttaaatgataaaattttaatttaatttttaaaatttttaagaaaaatataaattattaaaataataaaattatattttaactataataaaaatatataatttaattatgatATTTAGAAAAATCTATGTTTTCACTCTTATCTAATAAATTCATATGACAAAAACAATTTGAACCCAAAactacataaaaattataaatcgaAATTACCTTGATCTAAATTCACCTgctttaaaatcaaattaatttaggtaaaagtatcatggaagtCTCTATATTAGGGGTTAGATTCTATTTTACTCCTTTACtccaaaaatgaataaattagtccatacacattaaatcaaagagcaaattagttcttttttattaaaaaatcattcatttatattattaaaaactgaCGTAACTGATAGAATAACCAAATTGATTCTTTTAATATAAGAACGTTGATGGTGATTTTACCAACTAACCCACTAACTTTTAGATAATATACACAAAACAGGCGGCCTGCTATTGATATTTCCTTTTTGTCTGTTGGTTACCCAATAATTTCAAGGATTGATTTTATTATTACACATCGTACCTATcaatgaaaaaaatatattacACGTACTAATAATtaatgtttttctttttaaattggtaAAGTGGGTCACAAAATGTTCCTTTGTTattatcttaaaaaaaaaagaaaagggaaatccAAAATTGATTCGATTCGGTGATGTTTGGattatttttgttaaaagttAAAATCGTAATTacctttattaaattttattatttatttattttataatataaaataattattttatgcttataataataaaattaatttaaaagcactatataaaattatttttcaaaaaaatattaaaagggaTACAACGAAGTCATTTTCTCAACATAAAAGTCTAAAAGATTGGAATTCAAAGCTAGTATGAAAAGCCAACAACTAAACAGaatcaaattataacaaataAGGGCAAACACAAGGGGTAAGCCTTAGCCCTCTAGATGGTAAAAATACTACTAAAGTCTCttggaaaattataaaattataaataatggtAATAAAAAATTTTTGGCatccaaaattttataatttaatccggcactttaaaaccaaatttttagataaaagtattatggaggactgtgaattaaaattttaaattgcattttattctttctattaaaaaatagacaaattaaccTTTGTATgctagattaaagagtaaattaattattttgttaaaaatttcttcTATTTCTACCGTTAAGTGATGATGTGGCATGTCACATGTCATTGCCTATTTGCTCCACTTGTTACATTATCACTTAACAGTGGAAAtggattaaatttttaatgaataggtcaatttatttcttttcttttgatctaCTATATAAAGCctaatttgttatttatttagtaGAAAAAAGCAATATGCAATCCAGTCTCTTAATACACGGCCTCCGTAATACTATTATAATActattatagtttttttttttttttactccttATCAGTAACTATTCGAAAAATTCAAAACACCCTATCAAATTCATCACTTAATTAGTATATTCTGTTGAATTAAATTGACTTTTTAGGAACGAGGAAGGATCCTAATGAAGTTTGCAGACTTGATCGAACAAAACATAGAAGAACTAGCTACATTGGAAGCCATTAATGGTGGCAAGCTGTTCTCTCTTTGCAAGTTCATGGAGGTCCCAGGTGCTGCAATGACACTGCGTTACTATGCAGGTGCAGCCGATAAAATCTATGGAACCGTGTTGAAATTAAGCAAAGGACTACAAGGTTACACTCTCAGGGAACCCATTGGCGTCGTTGGAGCTATACTTCCATGGAATTTCCCCACCTCCATGTTCTTCATCAAGGCTGCACCTGCATTAGCTGCTGGCTGCACCATGGTGATCAAACCAGCTGAACAAACCCCTCTTTCAGCTCTTTATTATGCTCATCTTGCTAAGCTGGTAATTAAAAgtttggactaaattaaaacaagtTTTTAATATGATGTTAAAAGCTAAAAGTTAGATCAAAATGTAATTTGACTTATTTACTCATTTTTTCTCTTTGATTTAATATatagaaattaatttatttattttttgaatagAAAACGTAAATTGCAATCTGATGTATAGAACAAACCGATCTTAAAATGAATGTTTATTTGATTCTTGTTTGGGTTGAAATTTCTCAGGCTGGCATCCCTGATGGAGTGCTCAATGTTGTGAATGGATTTGGAGAGACTGCTGGTGCTGCCATTAGCTCTCATATGGACATTGATAAAGTAAGATATATGTTTTCATATGTATTTATATTTAAGGTTAATTTGTACCTTACGTCCCTAAACTATGGTGCAGGTTTTTAATTGGTTTTAAAGTTTAAAACGTTTGAGCTTTTAAAGTATCAATATTTTATCAATCAGGTTCTTTAGTTAGTTTAGTGTTGTTTTGAGCATTAAATAGGAGTTCGAATCTAACCTGAAGCATACTTAACTCATGTGGAtcaattttttcttaaaaaaaatgtactAATTACATGAACAACTTTAATACTTGTAATgttaaaaaacaaataaattttatgaagactatttttttttatgtaaaattCAAGTTGTCAATGAGGTAAGTACTAGGGTTGTAGCTAGCGAGCAGGTGGGCCTCGGCCACCTGGCTAAATGGGAGTATTGCTTTTTAGCCCCTCcaaaaaattaaaacattcaattcaacactttctagtatttgattaaataaaaaaatgtatttttgcctcaaaattaataatttaatttaaataaattaaaaataaaatatttaacattAATCCCGAAATTTTATAATTCGATCTTGAACTCTGAATAGAATTCTTAGCTTCACCCTTGGTAAGTATACACATATTTAAATGTACTTTGCATTAAATTTAAGTAGTGATTTAACACTCAAGCTGACAGCTAAGTTAGTAGAATTTGTTTGATTTGATATTGATACTTTAGTGATTCTATTATAATGTTTTAAAGTTTGAGATGAATTTAAAATATGAGTTTCTAGTCATGTTTATatataagataaaaaaaaaatcacattgATGAAGAAATGAGGTTTCCTTGATGGGTCTTTCAGGTGAGCTTTACAGGGTCAACTGAGGTTGGGCGTAAGATAATGATGGCTGCAGCAGCAAGCAATTTGAAGCCAGTTTCATTAGAGTTGGGTGGCAAATCCCCATTGTTAATATTTGATGATGCTGATGTTGATGAGGCTGCAAAATTTGCTTTCAATGGCATCTTCACCAGCAAAGTACGTTATTTTCAATAAAAGTACTATAGAGTCTTTTGTATTAAAAGTTGGGTTGCAGTTTGCTTCCTTTGTtaaaaaaataggcaaattagtTCCTATATATTAGATTAATGAGCAAATTAATCATTTCTGTTAAATATTTCAACCAATTATGTTATTAAAAACTAATAGAGACACATGGTGTGCCACATGTACATCATACTGATATACAATgaccaatttttaacaatagcaatggattaaatttttaacagaagggataatttactctttaatctaatatatacgaactaatttatttattttttagataGTGAGTTGCAAAATTCAATTCGACTCTTAATACAGAGGTCTCTATGGTACTTTCCCAGTTCATTTTTACTTTTATAGTAGCTTTAAATCCATAATTGGAACCCTAACATTTAAATTTTGTAGGGTGAAATCTGTGTGGCCAGTTCTCGTATTTATGTTCAAGAAGGTATTTATGATAAGATTGTGAACAAGTTAATAGAGAAAGCAAATGCATGGGTTGTTGGAGACCCTTTTGATCCTCAAGTTAATCAAGGACCTCAAGTAAGTGTAATTTATATGTTTCAAACACAAGTCATATTATATTGAACGCTACTTAGAATTCGAGttatttgtttaaaatttgaaagattttgataaaaacattaaatttgaaaaatcgatttaaataaaaagtaaattttattttctaaacaaaTCGAACTTTAGATAGAGATTATCAAATCTAAGTCAGCCCGACCCTAATAGTAATATATTTAGTATTTATACTTTATGTATAGTAGTTAAATATATTTATGTAGCTTAAAGCTAATCAATAGTCATTATCCAAatacagaaaaaaaaaagagagggaaaAATTGGGTTTAGAAATTATGCTTCATAAATATGAGATAAACTATTTTATTTAGATATTTTCGGTCTTTGTactatttgaatttttgaaatttagtttgctcattatttttaaaaatgtaatttttacttgtgtaatataaaaattaaagtcCATGATAATGCTATTAATTGATTTTcattaaagaattaaattctcaaaattaaaAGCAAACGAACTAATTCCAAAAAATCTAAAAAAGTGTATAGAATAATAGTACAGTTAAACCTTTTATCAGTTACAATATTAGGAAAAACGAAGGGATGATAGGATTTGAATGTATATCACAAATAAAAGCTTTAACTACTGCTTCAATTAAgggttaaaaatataatttaatttagacATGCCAGATCAAATATggatattaaaatgaaaatgtaAGTCGGATTTGGTTATAAACCGACATCTATATTTTAAACtcgtttatattaatttattttgatcCAGTTTAAACTTGAATCGACTCCATGTATAATTGAGGGCCTATATGAATAAatgcaattttttatttttattttgacgaATGGTGTAGACCAATAAAAATCAATTCGAGAAAATACTATCATACATCGAGCATGGCAAAAGAGAAGGAGCCACTTTACTAACAGGGGGTAACAGCATTGGCCAAAAGGGATATTACATACAGCCTACCATATTTGCTGATGTTAAGGTAACAAATATATTGTTTGAACAACCTTTTAAAACTATGATGTTTTTTATATGTTTCTTAATCTATGGGGACCTTTTTGTCTAACAGGAAGATATGATCATAGCAAAAGAAGAAATTTTGGGGCcagttatgtcattgatgaagTTCAAGTAAGTAGTTCTTATAAAAATTTGGTTAAATTATActattagtccctttactttgtaaaaattatggatttagtccttctactttaatttgatcaattttagtccaTTTTTTTTCAAGTTGGTCAATTTTAGTTCCTGTACTTttcaatttttggaattttagttcTTACCCAAATGGTAGCAGTTAAATACatttggttaaattgaattacTAGTCTTGTATTATGCATATAGTCATATGTTTAATTCATATTCTCCAATTGATCATTCTAGGtccttatacttttcaaattatgAAATTTCAATCTTGATGCAACTAATAGCCGTTAATCCATTGACTAGATTTTAAGTGAGTAATATGTGGAAATAATAAGCTGGTATGACtttacacatatgataatattATATGTTTGTCGCATTAAATTTTGGAAATAGcataacttaatgaatttaatagttatcGTTTATCGAGGATTACTAGTTCCAAATAGTAGTAATTAAATatgtttggttaaattcaattactaatcCTATACTATGCATACAACTATAGATTTAGTCTATATTTTCTAATTGTATCATTCCGTTGACGAACTAGTTTTAAGATAATCATtgtgttttgtttttctttttataagGACCATGGAGGAGGCAATTAAGAGGGCAAACGACACGACTTACGGCCTAGCAGCCGGGGTTATAACGAAGGATTTGAATGTGGCAAACACGGTGTCGAGATCGGTCCGTGCCGGGGTCGTGTGGATCAATTGTTACCTTTTGCTAGATGTAGGTTGTCCATATGGTGGGTTCAAGATGAGTGGGTTTGGAAGAGAAAATGGCATGGATTCACTTAACGAGTATCTGCAAACCAAGTCTGTTGTAACTCCTATTCTTGACTCACCATGGCATTAAGTGTACAAGTCCCTAATTATTACTGGAGAATTCTATTTTAAGAGCATaaaaatctaaataaataaaatatctcTATGCAAGAACAACCGCATGTGTTATATTTTGAAAATCTCCTATGTTTAATGTTCGATTAAATCACTTTGGGGGCTTAAACTTGGCAACTATTCTCATATTAGGGTGTAAATTTTTTTGGGTCCATGTTAGTCTTGAACTTGGCACTTGTTTTCACATTGAGCCTTTAactttttttgtccaagttaatCCCTGAACTTTGTAATCGTTCCTAAATTGAGGCTTAAACTTTTTTTGGTCCAAGTTAGCCATTGATATTTCCTTAAAAACCTTAAAGTTCATGGTCTTATGTGAGAATAATTGCTAAGTTCAGGTCCCAATATGAAAACAATTGTCAAGTTTAGGTATTGACTTGGACAAAAAATATTCAAGCCTCAATATGGGTACAATTGTCTGGATCAAGTCctaatatagaaataattatcaAGTTCAAGAATTaacttaaagaaaaaaaaatagattcaATATAAGAATTATTACCAAATTCAACACCCAAATATTGATTTAATGTTTTGGTGAAAGATAATTCTAAACATCACCTATATGGCCTatcttatatttataaatatatatataaatcatctACAAGATGACAAACCAAAAATTCCAACTCCATATGTTCATGAACTTCAATTACAAATGTTTATTTTGGATTTAAATCAAAATAGATTTGGATAGTACTTGCTAAGTGTCAAAGAGGTCAAGTAATGGCATTGATTccttaaaatactaaaattttagtataaattcTTTAAAAACTAtagaattaaaaattaataatataaaaaaattatattttaatccttcaaaatttataattttattatgctaaattaaaaaaaattgattttatcTTGGAGCTCAAACATAATACGTAGAacttaaaccaaaataaatttaagGAAAATTGAAATATGATTTGCAATATAAACGTAAAACCCGACTCTCAATCTTACTTTTAAAACTAATACGTCATtgattatttttttttctattttttaaatattaaaaatgtcaAGAGTATTTCGTCACTGCATGTGTTCGTTATAATTTTGTCAACCATTTCTTGCATGAATAGCTGGAAACTgggaaactgaaataataataataacaaaataatagtCATTCAACCACGGCTatactattttatttatataacaaAATGCCGACCGATGATGACTTTAAATTATCTTTtggaataaaaatatatattgtaaattatattccatattattaataaatttatgttttgattatttaaatttaaaaaattataaaataggtatttaagtatttaaaagtttttatttaagttattggaCAATTAAAATCATAATTGTATGATCTTCTCTATTCACATTACTTACATCATTTGAAAACTTGTATTCCCCTTTTCTACGGTCCATTTTTTTCCCCATAATATAACTTTGATTGGCACAAATCTATAAACCAAAATCTAAATAGTTTTTTTTCAGATCTCCAACATTGACCGCCAGATTGGCTTATATTgaaggtatgttcttctacttaTTAATAGCCAACGGAGAATTTACAGGGCAAGCAGTAGCCCCAACCTCcctaaattttgtaaaatttcagtttaacccttttaattttttatttttacctaATGCTTAAAAATAGGATAAAATTGTATTTGCCCCCCAAAGTTTTCTAACGTTTCTTTTAATTGATTTCTTTTatagaatttataattttttatgataaatctaaaaattaatttggtaaaataattaatgcttaaatAATTACAATATTTAATACAAATTGAGCATTTAAAGTCAACACATTTAACATCCCCCTATCAATATTTCTGACTTCGCTCCTATTAATAGGTACTATCCCATTGTACCGATTGTCGACTGGAGCTTGCCAGTCGAACTTAAATAAAAAAGACTTAACAgcctagtgacttaaatgaaaatttttaaataatttaatgactattttgtaactttttgaagttgagtaaccaaaatataaacttactaatagtttaatgacttTATGTGCAGTTTACCCTTTTCTTTATGCTACTACTACTAATAATAAAAGTTATCCtaagataaaataattattaatttgtttatATCAAATACAACAAGAAGAAGCACATGGAACGTGGGATTTAGTCACATGTTGCAAGCATTGACATAGTCATGTCATAAAATATATTcacattaatttttaatttataatctcATTCTCAAaagatataaaagtatatatttaataattttattataagttttgattatATTCGTTCTTTCGGACATAATGTCTAAAATTACCTAAAACCCCTTTTCAACtcataaataagaagataatgtATTTCATCGTATTCAAACTCACGTCCTCCTACTTTGATAATAATATCCATACCAATCAAACTAAGATTCAATCAACAAAAGAATTATTAATATCTATATTTGATTGAAATTCTTTACTTATGGAATATAATATTTTGCTTGTTACCTCATACAGTTGTGTgttatcaaaaaaaaaattagtaacc belongs to Gossypium arboreum isolate Shixiya-1 chromosome 7, ASM2569848v2, whole genome shotgun sequence and includes:
- the LOC108472453 gene encoding aldehyde dehydrogenase family 2 member C4-like isoform X2, with translation MALGLAYQERGRILMKFADLIEQNIEELATLEAINGGKLFSLCKFMEVPGAAMTLRYYAGAADKIYGTVLKLSKGLQGYTLREPIGVVGAILPWNFPTSMFFIKAAPALAAGCTMVIKPAEQTPLSALYYAHLAKLAGIPDGVLNVVNGFGETAGAAISSHMDIDKVSFTGSTEVGRKIMMAAAASNLKPVSLELGGKSPLLIFDDADVDEAAKFAFNGIFTSKGEICVASSRIYVQEGIYDKIVNKLIEKANAWVVGDPFDPQVNQGPQTNKNQFEKILSYIEHGKREGATLLTGGNSIGQKGYYIQPTIFADVKEDMIIAKEEILGPVMSLMKFKTMEEAIKRANDTTYGLAAGVITKDLNVANTVSRSVRAGVVWINCYLLLDVGCPYGGFKMSGFGRENGMDSLNEYLQTKSVVTPILDSPWH
- the LOC108472453 gene encoding aldehyde dehydrogenase family 2 member C4-like isoform X1, whose translation is MADHCNGSSQSSESFVNIPPIKFTKLFIDGNFVDSVSGKTFEAIDPRTGEAITRVSEGDKEDVDLAVKAARFAFDNGPWPRLSGSERGRILMKFADLIEQNIEELATLEAINGGKLFSLCKFMEVPGAAMTLRYYAGAADKIYGTVLKLSKGLQGYTLREPIGVVGAILPWNFPTSMFFIKAAPALAAGCTMVIKPAEQTPLSALYYAHLAKLAGIPDGVLNVVNGFGETAGAAISSHMDIDKVSFTGSTEVGRKIMMAAAASNLKPVSLELGGKSPLLIFDDADVDEAAKFAFNGIFTSKGEICVASSRIYVQEGIYDKIVNKLIEKANAWVVGDPFDPQVNQGPQTNKNQFEKILSYIEHGKREGATLLTGGNSIGQKGYYIQPTIFADVKEDMIIAKEEILGPVMSLMKFKTMEEAIKRANDTTYGLAAGVITKDLNVANTVSRSVRAGVVWINCYLLLDVGCPYGGFKMSGFGRENGMDSLNEYLQTKSVVTPILDSPWH